The Indicator indicator isolate 239-I01 chromosome 32, UM_Iind_1.1, whole genome shotgun sequence genome segment gtttttgcagccaggctggatgtggctgtgagcaacctgctgtggtgtgaggtgtccctgcccatggcaggggggttggaagtggctgagccttgagctcccttccaaccctgacaattctgtgattctatgattctctctgcTTTTACAGAGGTGACTCTGGATCAGTGGTGGTTTGTTCTGACCCACAGAACTGGGATGCTTGGCACCCTAATTTAGGTGAAAAACAGAAGCTGTAGGTAACAATTCTTTGATCAGTTGCAAGCAAAGATCAGGAGCAGCTCTCAGGGTACTGCCACAAGCCCAGTACCTTGCACAGTCACCTCTATGGGCAAGCTGGTTGATTTTTGTCAAAGGAAAGAGACAATGAAAGACTTCAgtccagcaaggcagcagaggcTTGCAAGGTGCCAGAGAAACTTCAGCTGAGAAGCTTcccagaagcttttttttttttttctttaaaccctgacaattccacgattctgtgaccctgggaactgggaggctgcagaaagcagacatCCTCCTGGAGCTTCTCATGGTTCACAGCCCTGGCAGGATCAGCATCCAGCAACCCCAGACTTTATTcagccccctgccccacagTCACCTCTGTCCTTCTGTCCTTCTttcagggctgctgccagctgacaGCAGCGTTCTGGAACTGGAGCAGATGATCAAGACAACCACAGGGAGAAGTGCTCTCCTCTCCTACAGCTGGTACGGCTGCTTCTGTGGCATCGGGGGCAGAGGGACCCCAGTGGACCCGACGGACCGGTGAGTACCTGCAGAGCATCtccactccctgccccagccccccaAAACCTCCTCACAAAAGCAGCCTCTGGTGCTGTGCTCTGAGAGGGGAGGGCTGAGCCATGCCCCAGCCTCGTCTCGCTGCTACCTTTTCCCCCCGCCCTGAAATTTGAGCTGGACCCTCAGAGGAAGCTCCAAGTGCGGTGAGGGAGGCTTACAGGGCAGCACTTCGATGTGGTGtctcccccagctgctgccaggcacacGACTGCTGctacaggaggctgagggagggcGAGTGCAGCCCCCTGGTCACCCCCTACCACTTCAGCAGTGCCGAGGGAGACATCGTCTGCAGTGAGTACTGCCAGAATGCAACCACTGAATGccttggcttggaagggaccttcaagatcagccagttccagcccccctgccctggcctgggacacctccccccagcccaggttgctcaagacctcatccagcctggccttgaacacctccagggaaggggcagccacagcctccctgggcaacctgtgccactgtctccccaccctcactctataAAGCATTGCCCCCTAATCTCCAgactcaatctcccctctcccagcttcagTCCAGTCCCTCTTGCCCTTGGgaagagtccctccccacctttcttgtaaaaaaaaaaaacaaaccaacccttcAGGCATTGGGTCCCACAGAGGTGGGGAACCAGCACTGCTCCCCACAAcaccccagccccagagcagggcacatgGGAGGGCATCCCCCTGGGGACAAACCCAGCCTGGTGCTCAGCTGGGGGGGTGGACACAGGGCATGATAAATAAATGAGCATTGTGAGGGGCACAggcagcctggagcctccctgggcacttcCCCTGGCCATTGGGGTGGCCTGAGGGGACCccatggctgctggcagccagcaaagCCACCTGAGAGCACTGTGTTTGCCCCCCACACACAGgtaaagagcagagctggtgcagGAGAGAGACCTGCCTGTGTGACAAGGAGGTGGCTTCCTGCTTTGCCAGCACTCTGGAATCCTACAACGACTCCTACCGCTTCTACTTCAGGCTGAGGTGCAGAGGAAGCaaactgcagtgctgagggaggCCAATCTGTGCCCAGCTTTGCAGGGTGGGACTGGTTTTACcccttgctgcagcctgagggTGGGGACTGAACAGACCTGGAGCCACCAAGGCTCCCTTCGAGGTGGCTTGGGGTGAGGAGAGGTCACAGATGGACTTCCCCCAGCGCCCccagaggcacagcagctgcccctgtgctgttccttccccttctcttctctcatgTCGTTTCCCAGCAAAGATGACTCAATAAAAGGTGTTCAGAAGGATTCTCTGGGGTGCTTTGTCTGGAATGGGGGCATCTGTGGGCAGGTTTGTTGAGGGCAGTCCTggagaaagagccttgggggtgttgggtgctgaacagctccccaggagccagcagtgccctcatgcagcccagcaggcagctgtgtgctgggctgcagccagaggagtgtgggcagcagggcaggagaggggattctgccccttggctctggattctgccccttggctctggattctgccccttggctctgctctgctcagacctcacctccaatcctgcctccagttctggtgttcccagcaggagaaggacacagagctgctggagagagtccagaggaggccacagagatgatccacagtgtgctcagggccacatctagtttggccttgaatgtctccagggatttggcttccaccacctctctgggcagcctgttccagtgtttcactgccctcattgtgaagaacttccttggAAAGAAGCCAGAACTCACCTCCACAGCATGGCCAAAGGACATCCCCCAGACCCTGCCAGACCTTGAGGAGCCCAAATCTGCCtcactcatagaatggtttgggctggaagggacctccaaagggcatcctgtccaaccccccctgcagtcagcagggacatcctccactaatcaggctgcccagagccctctgcagcctcaccttgagtacctccagggctgggacctcgactccctccctgggcaacctgttgcagtgttgcaccaccctcacggttcagaacttgttcctcccatcccatctaaatctcctctgctctcatttccaaccattgcccctggtcctgcccctgcagccttTTGCCCacggtccctctgcagccttcttggagcccccttcagaccctGGGCGGCTGCTGCCGGGCTGCAGAAGCCGACtcagggttttgttttccccctcccccagcacaccactgtgatgctagaaaaaaaaaaaaaggccctgGAGGCATCTccagctgggggcagagtgtGGGCTTCCTCCTCGGGGTGGAGATGCTGCGGCTTGGCCAGCTcaccccagccagccccagcccccgtGCGTGGGGCAcggtgccagggtgctgggggtaTTTCTTGAATTcctgggaagaggaaggatgGCACTTGGCCTTCTGCAGAAGGGCCCAGTCAGCAGCTTCTGGGTGAAACACCCATCCCACAGGAGGGAGCAAGCCCTATATAAAGCAAGTCCTGCTGGCTGCGGGGTCCTGAGAGCAGGTGGAGGCTTTCCCGAGGtaagcagggatggaggagaagctttt includes the following:
- the LOC128977535 gene encoding phospholipase A2, membrane associated-like; this translates as MKNLLFAVLLACGLLPADSSVLELEQMIKTTTGRSALLSYSWYGCFCGIGGRGTPVDPTDRCCQAHDCCYRRLREGECSPLVTPYHFSSAEGDIVCSKEQSWCRRETCLCDKEVASCFASTLESYNDSYRFYFRLRCRGSKLQC